Proteins from one Streptomyces genisteinicus genomic window:
- a CDS encoding phage tail protein codes for MPRQDPGSTIWFALTIDGESLGRFNGCDGLSSQVEVEHRQEGGNNGFVWQLPTRVTFSTIRLTRPLTPDTAKVAKWISSVQTGIKRPTAQISALRADGSLVARWGLIDVLPVSWQGPTLDPASPAVATEVLEIAHHGFTD; via the coding sequence ATGCCCCGCCAGGATCCCGGGTCCACCATCTGGTTCGCCCTCACCATCGACGGCGAGAGCCTCGGCCGCTTCAACGGCTGCGACGGCCTGTCGTCCCAGGTGGAGGTCGAACACCGGCAGGAGGGGGGCAACAACGGATTCGTGTGGCAGCTCCCCACCCGCGTCACCTTCTCCACGATCCGGCTCACCCGCCCGCTCACCCCGGACACGGCCAAGGTCGCCAAGTGGATCTCGTCCGTGCAGACGGGGATCAAGCGCCCCACCGCCCAGATCTCCGCGCTGCGCGCGGACGGCTCGCTGGTCGCCCGCTGGGGGCTGATCGACGTCCTGCCCGTCAGCTGGCAGGGACCCACCCTCGACCCCGCGAGCCCTGCCGTGGCCACCGAGGTCCTGGAGATCGCCCACCACGGATTCACCGACTGA
- a CDS encoding DUF6760 family protein produces MTYATDRLHEEIAYVAYHFHWGLDAILDLEHQDRRRYTEQIASLVTRGATEG; encoded by the coding sequence GTGACGTACGCGACCGACCGGCTGCACGAGGAGATCGCGTACGTCGCCTACCACTTCCACTGGGGCCTGGACGCGATCCTCGACCTGGAGCACCAGGACCGGCGCCGGTACACCGAGCAGATCGCGTCCCTCGTGACGCGCGGCGCGACGGAGGGCTGA
- a CDS encoding phage tail protein: MSLQPGDALTSHNFGLQIDGVMVEYLAEVSGLTLEQDVITYQQNSAQGRAEVALLPGVQKNGQCTVVRGMTQSASFTQWINDSIRGQMSTARKNASIIMMDFQDNPVKRYNLRNAWCSKIDTSTVKAGEAAALTETVTIVFEELVIE; the protein is encoded by the coding sequence ATGAGTCTCCAGCCGGGTGACGCCCTCACGTCACACAACTTCGGCCTCCAGATCGACGGAGTGATGGTCGAGTACCTCGCCGAGGTCAGCGGCCTCACCCTCGAACAGGACGTCATCACCTACCAGCAGAACAGCGCCCAGGGCCGGGCGGAAGTGGCGCTGCTGCCGGGTGTGCAGAAGAACGGCCAGTGCACCGTCGTCCGCGGCATGACGCAGTCGGCGTCGTTCACGCAGTGGATCAACGACTCGATCCGCGGGCAGATGAGCACCGCCCGCAAGAACGCCTCCATCATCATGATGGACTTCCAGGACAACCCGGTGAAGCGCTACAACCTGCGCAACGCCTGGTGCAGCAAGATCGACACCAGCACGGTGAAGGCCGGCGAGGCCGCGGCCCTGACCGAGACCGTGACCATCGTGTTCGAAGAACTGGTCATCGAGTAA